A single genomic interval of Asinibacterium sp. OR53 harbors:
- a CDS encoding 8-amino-7-oxononanoate synthase gives MYPDDFLQKKLNERISHDALRSLRLPDGKADFCSNDYLGMVHDRKIITHDTDNASGSTGSRLLAGNHPLMETVEKQIALFHQAPTALLFNSGYDANLGLLSCVPQKGDTIYYDQLCHASIRDGMRLSFAQSFSFAHNDMNDLEKKIQQHATGNLFIVTESVFSMDGDICPLSNLVAISQRYNAHLIIDEAHATGVIGEEGEGLVQQQQYQHSVFARVHTFGKACGCHGAVVLGSASLRSYLINFARSLIYSTALPEHAVAAIGESYRLFPGMHTQRARLKALVQRFQQANLAYEKLVSFTPIQAVIVPGNEAVKHLAMQLQDSGLDVRPILYPTVPKGKERLRIVLHAFNTDGEMEKLITCLQ, from the coding sequence ATGTACCCCGATGATTTTCTCCAAAAAAAACTGAATGAACGCATCAGTCACGATGCATTGCGCAGCCTCCGCCTGCCCGATGGAAAGGCTGATTTCTGTTCCAATGATTACCTGGGGATGGTACATGACCGGAAGATCATCACCCATGACACAGATAATGCATCTGGATCTACAGGCTCCCGGTTACTCGCTGGCAATCATCCGTTGATGGAAACCGTGGAAAAGCAAATTGCTCTTTTTCATCAGGCACCAACAGCGCTTCTCTTCAACTCTGGCTACGATGCGAACCTGGGACTCTTATCCTGTGTGCCGCAGAAAGGAGATACGATATACTACGACCAGCTCTGTCATGCATCCATCCGCGATGGGATGCGACTCTCTTTTGCTCAGTCGTTTTCTTTTGCGCATAACGACATGAACGATCTGGAAAAAAAAATTCAGCAGCATGCTACCGGTAACCTGTTCATCGTAACAGAATCGGTATTCAGTATGGATGGAGATATTTGTCCGCTCAGCAACCTGGTTGCCATCAGCCAACGATACAATGCCCACCTCATCATCGACGAAGCGCATGCAACAGGTGTGATAGGAGAAGAGGGTGAAGGGCTTGTACAGCAGCAACAATACCAGCATTCGGTCTTTGCCCGGGTGCATACATTCGGTAAAGCCTGTGGCTGTCATGGTGCAGTAGTATTGGGGTCGGCATCATTGCGCAGCTACCTCATCAACTTTGCACGGAGCCTGATCTATTCCACCGCCTTGCCCGAACATGCCGTAGCGGCTATCGGTGAAAGTTACCGGCTGTTTCCTGGCATGCATACACAAAGAGCAAGGCTGAAAGCATTGGTGCAACGATTTCAACAAGCCAACCTGGCTTATGAAAAGCTGGTCTCTTTTACGCCTATACAAGCAGTGATTGTTCCGGGCAATGAAGCCGTAAAACACCTGGCCATGCAGCTACAGGATAGCGGACTGGATGTCCGTCCTATTTTATATCCTACTGTTCCCAAAGGCAAAGAGCGCCTGCGAATTGTATTGCATGCATTCAATACCGATGGTGAAATGGAAAAATTAATTACCTGCCTGCAATAA
- a CDS encoding tRNA-(ms[2]io[6]A)-hydroxylase, which yields MMEISDHTKNILGLRLPTDPRWVNLTELSLEAILTDHAYCEQKASVTCISLIQRYADREQLVVQLSPIVTEEWGHFRLVLHELQRRGLKLGRQRKDAYVNRLLAFQQKGGNEEGRLLDQLLTMAMIEARSCERFKRLSEGLTDEYLRNFYRRFMESEAGHYALFIDLAELYISKERVRQRWKEWLEHEVAIMQELEVRGDRIH from the coding sequence ATGATGGAAATATCCGATCATACCAAAAACATACTTGGCCTGCGCCTGCCTACCGATCCGCGTTGGGTGAACCTGACCGAGCTGAGTCTGGAAGCCATCCTCACCGATCATGCTTATTGCGAACAGAAAGCATCTGTTACCTGTATTTCACTCATTCAACGCTATGCGGATAGAGAACAACTCGTTGTTCAATTATCGCCCATCGTTACAGAAGAATGGGGACATTTCCGGCTGGTATTACACGAGTTACAACGTCGCGGACTTAAGCTGGGGCGTCAGCGGAAAGATGCGTATGTAAACAGGCTGCTCGCTTTCCAGCAAAAAGGCGGCAATGAAGAAGGAAGGTTATTGGATCAACTTCTTACCATGGCCATGATCGAAGCCAGGAGCTGTGAGCGTTTCAAACGGCTGAGCGAAGGGTTAACGGATGAATACCTGCGCAATTTCTATCGCCGTTTCATGGAAAGTGAAGCCGGACATTATGCATTATTCATCGATCTGGCAGAACTGTATATCTCCAAAGAACGTGTGAGACAGCGATGGAAAGAGTGGCTGGAACATGAAGTAGCCATCATGCAGGAATTAGAAGTGCGGGGTGATCGTATCCACTGA
- a CDS encoding GSCFA domain-containing protein — MKFHFEFDVKKMLHPIQHQHNLMLIGSCFTENMGEKLQKHKFKVMDNPNGILFNPVSVAEAITAYVDNTIYTAADLFQYNDAWHSWKHHSRFSATTAEASLQKINTATAAAHAYLSNADHIMITLGSAWIYTLTEKAPQAKHGSVAANNHKAPADWFYRRLMAIEEVLSVLDNMIHRLFFFNPKLKIIFTISPVRHLREGVIENNRSKAVLIQAVHHLVDKFDRLYYFPAYELVIDDLRDYRFYAEDLVHPNYQATQYVWEKFLGACMDDDTRNLIKEIAEINIAHNHRPFNATSAQHRKFMASYHEKTWQLQQKHPYLDFSEELQYFAF; from the coding sequence ATGAAATTTCATTTTGAATTTGATGTGAAGAAAATGTTGCACCCGATTCAACACCAGCATAACCTGATGTTGATAGGCTCCTGTTTTACAGAGAATATGGGAGAGAAGTTGCAGAAACACAAATTCAAAGTGATGGATAATCCTAATGGTATACTGTTCAACCCGGTAAGTGTTGCAGAAGCCATCACGGCCTATGTAGACAATACTATCTATACAGCAGCAGACCTTTTCCAATACAACGATGCATGGCATAGTTGGAAACACCACAGCCGCTTTTCGGCAACAACAGCTGAAGCATCATTGCAAAAGATCAATACCGCCACAGCGGCTGCACATGCTTACCTGTCAAATGCCGATCATATCATGATCACGCTGGGCTCTGCGTGGATTTATACTTTAACAGAGAAAGCCCCCCAGGCTAAACACGGATCTGTAGCTGCCAATAACCACAAGGCGCCCGCTGATTGGTTTTACAGGCGCCTCATGGCTATAGAAGAAGTGCTGAGTGTGCTGGATAATATGATCCACCGCTTGTTTTTCTTCAACCCTAAATTGAAGATCATTTTTACCATCAGCCCCGTACGTCATCTGCGTGAAGGAGTGATAGAGAACAACAGGAGCAAAGCCGTGCTGATACAAGCCGTGCATCATCTTGTTGACAAGTTCGATCGCCTGTATTATTTTCCTGCGTATGAACTGGTAATAGATGATCTGCGTGATTACCGGTTTTATGCCGAAGACCTGGTGCACCCCAACTACCAGGCCACGCAATATGTATGGGAAAAATTCCTGGGCGCCTGCATGGATGATGATACACGAAACCTGATCAAAGAAATTGCCGAGATCAATATTGCCCATAACCACCGCCCTTTTAATGCTACGTCGGCCCAGCACAGGAAATTCATGGCTAGTTATCATGAAAAGACCTGGCAATTACAGCAAAAACATCCCTACCTGGATTTCAGCGAAGAGCTACAATACTTCGCTTTTTAG
- a CDS encoding zeta toxin family protein has protein sequence MPTIFIIAGCNGAGKTTASFTVLPDLLNVKEFVNADEIARGLSPFQPEKVSIEAGRIMLKRIDELIELKHDFAFETTLATRSFVNLCIEAKKKGYAICLVFLWLDSPELAIERVKQRVSTGGHDIPRETIIRRYQTGLKNFVTLYKDVVDFWLLFDNSRTDQELIAEGKWGKRPMVYNSEKWAIIQSYA, from the coding sequence TTGCCTACCATATTTATCATAGCAGGGTGTAATGGAGCGGGAAAAACAACCGCTTCTTTTACGGTATTACCTGACTTGTTGAACGTCAAAGAGTTCGTAAATGCAGATGAAATAGCCAGAGGACTTTCGCCATTTCAACCAGAAAAAGTATCTATTGAAGCAGGCAGAATTATGCTCAAACGTATTGATGAATTGATTGAGTTAAAACATGATTTTGCCTTCGAAACTACGTTGGCAACACGAAGTTTTGTAAATCTTTGTATTGAGGCAAAAAAGAAAGGATATGCTATTTGCCTCGTTTTTCTGTGGCTTGATAGTCCTGAATTGGCAATTGAACGTGTAAAACAACGGGTATCAACTGGCGGACATGACATCCCGCGTGAAACTATTATAAGAAGATACCAAACAGGTCTGAAGAATTTCGTTACTTTGTATAAGGATGTTGTTGACTTCTGGCTTTTATTCGATAATTCACGAACAGATCAGGAGTTGATAGCGGAAGGGAAATGGGGAAAGCGGCCTATGGTTTATAATTCTGAAAAATGGGCGATTATTCAATCTTATGCTTAA
- a CDS encoding hydroxymethylglutaryl-CoA lyase, with protein MNADTLLPALQLIECPRDAMQGWPHLIATADKVRYLNALLQVGFDTLDFGSFVSPKAIPQMADTREVLKGLDLGSTSTKLLAIVANERGAEEAVVYDTVHYLGFPFSISPTFQLRNTNSTIEESEKRVDAIQELCLKTGKELVIYLSMGFGNPYNDPYNEDILLQWADAMAEKDIRIISLADTVGLATPSQISKALITLIPQHPDITIGVHLHSTAQNWEAKLTAALDAGCLRFDGALKGIGGCPMAQDELIGNMDTLLMIPYFQKRNLSLDLDEIALKMSTHLATTLFVQP; from the coding sequence ATGAATGCCGATACTTTATTGCCTGCTTTGCAGCTTATAGAATGTCCCCGCGATGCCATGCAGGGATGGCCGCATTTGATTGCAACTGCCGATAAGGTCCGGTACCTGAATGCATTGCTGCAAGTAGGTTTTGATACATTGGATTTCGGGAGTTTTGTTTCTCCCAAAGCAATTCCGCAAATGGCGGATACAAGGGAAGTATTGAAAGGGTTGGACCTGGGCAGTACTTCTACAAAACTATTGGCCATTGTAGCCAATGAGCGGGGGGCGGAAGAAGCAGTGGTGTATGATACGGTGCATTACCTTGGATTTCCTTTTTCCATTTCCCCCACATTTCAACTCCGCAATACCAACAGTACCATAGAAGAAAGTGAGAAGCGGGTGGATGCTATTCAGGAATTGTGCCTGAAAACCGGAAAAGAACTGGTGATCTACCTCAGCATGGGTTTCGGTAATCCATACAATGATCCATATAATGAAGATATTTTATTGCAATGGGCTGATGCGATGGCTGAAAAAGATATTCGTATTATATCGTTGGCCGATACCGTTGGATTAGCCACTCCCTCCCAGATCAGCAAGGCACTGATTACATTGATTCCCCAACACCCGGATATTACTATCGGTGTGCATCTGCACTCCACTGCTCAAAACTGGGAAGCTAAACTCACTGCGGCGCTTGATGCGGGTTGCCTGCGTTTCGACGGCGCCCTGAAAGGTATCGGCGGCTGCCCCATGGCGCAGGATGAACTGATCGGAAATATGGATACTTTGCTGATGATACCTTATTTTCAAAAAAGAAACTTATCATTGGATTTGGACGAAATAGCTTTGAAAATGAGTACTCATTTAGCAACAACCCTATTTGTCCAGCCCTAA